In one Carassius carassius chromosome 12, fCarCar2.1, whole genome shotgun sequence genomic region, the following are encoded:
- the LOC132154219 gene encoding leucine-rich repeat-containing protein 38-like encodes MTCEGLVFLCWLVILQMVHVTEGSAKECGCPAASILSHFPSEVPNDTCCLNYSGSTFNHVTWAAFLSHKHLQVMDLTNCNISHIDHSEVGDAVILLRELYLSHNRLTSLPADFLAKAYSLEVLDLGVNHLKHLPEQFLQSSNNLRALTLGWNQLSTLPHSVLKPSLEHLELTGNPWACTCSLWEGLEGALHDNSSSLHDLVGNLTCDSPQNLAGGTVWALKTSDVCHLANLTALFILLPLFLLLSLVLCWCCGSKKKRKESSSFSPTRNRSNNSHCNGRWPHAKLPTGDSAVSVDGGKEVILRNHLMLQPSSNLMDSTHDIYEEVEIKLGSVDSLAPPPSTCSTEGTAGKQDLDTVSVSEVMKDSADREKAYLTQSTEYYSLVPGIEIEDSDHGEYESVDLS; translated from the coding sequence gactTGTCTTTTTATGCTGGCTGGTGATTCTTCAAATGGTGCATGTGACTGAAGGAAGCGCTAAGGAATGTGGGTGCCCAGCTGCCAGCATTTTGTCTCACTTTCCATCTGAGGTACCCAATGACACTTGTTGCTTGAACTACTCAGGATCCACATTCAACCATGTGACCTGGGCAGCCTTTTTGTCACATAAACACTTGCAGGTTATGGACTTGACTAACTGTAATATCAGTCACATTGATCACAGTGAGGTCGGTGATGCTGTCATTTTATTGAGAGAGCTGTATCTTAGCCACAACAGACTAACATCACTGCCAGCAGACTTTCTAGCTAAAGCCTATAGTTTGGAAGTGCTGGATCTGGGAGTGAATCATCTGAAACATCTGCCCGAGCAATTTCTGCAGAGCTCGAACAATCTGCGAGCGCTGACCCTGGGATGGAACCAGCTGAGCACTCTACCTCATTCAGTGCTTAAGCCTTCACTAGAGCATCTGGAGCTCACCGGAAACCCCTGGGCCTGCACATGCTCGCTGTGGGAGGGTCTTGAAGGTGCTCTGCACGACAACTCCAGCAGCCTTCATGACCTCGTAGGTAATCTGACCTGTGACTCTCCTCAGAATCTTGCAGGAGGGACGGTTTGGGCTTTGAAGACCAGTGACGTGTGCCATTTGGCCAACCTGACCGCTCTCTTCATCCTGCTTCCCCTGTTCCTCCTCCTCAGTTTGGTGCTCTGCTGGTGCTGTGGGAGTAAGAAGAAGAGGAAAGAGAGCTCATCCTTCAGCCCGACTCGCAACAGATCCAACAACTCCCATTGCAACGGACGGTGGCCACATGCCAAACTGCCCACTGGGGATTCAGCAGTGTCTGTAGACGGTGGAAAGGAGGTCATCCTGAGGAACCATCTGATGCTTCAGCCCTCATCCAACTTGATGGACAGCACTCATGATATTTATGAGGAGGTGGAGATCAAACTGGGCTCTGTGGACTCTCTGGCCCCTCCGCCGTCCACTTGCTCCACAGAAGGGACCGCGGGAAAGCAAGACCTGGAtacagtgagtgtgagtgaagtGATGAAGGACTCAGCCGATCGGGAGAAGGCGTACCTGACCCAGTCCACTGAATACTACAGCCTGGTTCCTGGGATTGAGATCGAGGACTCCGATCATGGAGAGTATGAGAGTGTGGACCTCTCGTGA